The proteins below come from a single Denticeps clupeoides chromosome 15, fDenClu1.1, whole genome shotgun sequence genomic window:
- the ascl1a gene encoding achaete-scute homolog 1a: METQTQHLVAPACFFAAAQAQGVQLSPADGKSASKQAKRPRSSSPELLRCKRRLNFAGFGYTLPQQQPHAVARRNERERNRVKLVNNGFATLREHVPNGAANKKMSKVETLRSAVEYIRALQQLLDEHDAVSAAFQAGVLSPAMSHAYSADMNSMAGSPVSSYSSDEGSYDPLSPEEQELLDFTNWF; this comes from the coding sequence ATGGAGACGCAGACGCAGCACCTCGTGGCCCCGGCCTGCTTCTTCGCGGCGGCGCAGGCGCAGGGCGTCCAGCTCAGCCCGGCCGACGGCAAGTCCGCCTCCAAGCAGGCGAAGCGGCCGCGCTCCTCCTCCCCGGAGCTCCTCCGCTGCAAGAGGAGGCTCAACTTCGCCGGCTTCGGCTACACGCTcccgcagcagcagccgcacGCCGTGGCGCGGCGCAACGAGCGCGAGCGCAACCGCGTCAAGCTCGTGAACAACGGCTTCGCCACGCTGCGCGAGCACGTGCCCAACGGCGCCGCCAACAAGAAGATGAGCAAGGTGGAGACCCTGCGCTCGGCGGTGGAGTACATCCGCgccctgcagcagctgctggacgaGCACGACGCCGTCAGCGCCGCCTTCCAGGCCGGCGTGCTGTCGCCCGCCATGTCGCACGCCTACTCCGCCGACATGAACTCCATGGCCGGCTCGCCGGTGTCGTCCTACTCGTCGGACGAGGGCTCGTACGACCCCCTGAGTCCGGAGGAGCAGGAGCTGCTGGACTTCACCAACTGGTTCTGA